ttggcttcttcttctagctTATCGCGCTCTTCAAGTCTGGAATTCTTTCCTTTAGTAGCTCTTGAAGACCTTCTCGGTCCGCCTCCCCCTCCGGTTTCATCAGCTTTTGCTATGTTAGATATTGCTTTCTTGGCGGCATTTCGGTGGTAGATGGGAGCTCGACGTTCAACTGGCACTAATTCCACATCCCTACCGTGAAGACTACTAAACTTACCAGGTTCTGACATTATGAAAATTGTAtttcaaatatatttgaaaGTTCGGTTTGTTAACAGTAGCGGGCCTCACTTCAAAGCAAGTGACCAATATAATTTAGGTAGggtaaataataataaccGTAGCCGCGATGGTGTAATGTCCCTGACAGGTCAGGGTCCAAGATTAAGCTGCATGCATATACCTAAATATCTATTACCCACGCGaccttctcttctttctgaattggtctcatatatatatagaccatctcaaatatatttgtcAATTCTCGGAAATACCGAATACTCGAAGAATTCTCGGCTTCAAAGAGTAAAGTTAACCAGCAGAGAGGACCGATTCTCCTACCAGCAGCCGTTAACCAGTAGTCAACGtcaattaaaaaaaaaaaaccagttcattaatatataaattacACAAGCTATTCCTCTGCCACAAAAGGATTAGCAATGACTTCGTTGCCTGCTAAAGGAGCAATGGTTTGAAGTAAAGGTCCACGCACAATGATAGTACCCAATTCTCTAGTTTTGTCCAGTAGCacattttcatcttcaggaTCTCTTAATGTTTCTTTAACATTCTCCAGTACCAGATTCATTAATTGATCATATCCTTTTAAAACTCCAATAACTTCCCGTCCACCAGTGAACTTTACCCTGATTTCTTGATCCTTGTATTTACCAAGGTCCAAAATGGCCTCCTTCTTAGGTCTAACCTCGCCAGGACGAAGTGCTCTATCTGCTCCTGATCTACCTCCACCACTGCCGCCGCCATTTCTTCTGTTATTGTTtccttgctgttgttggccCTGACGATGTCCTTGACCGCCATGTCCGCCTTGACGGTTGAAGTTATGGCTTCTCTGACCGCCTTGTTGCTTTAAAAATAGTTAGCACAGTTCAATTATCACAAACAACCGTCCATTTCGTTTATACTTACTCCTCGGTGGTCCATTGCGAAATGCTATTGAAGTCGTTTGGTGTGAGTCTGATGCGCGATTTGGTCAATTGGTTCTGAATTTTGATGCTCGTCGAAGTCTCACCAGCAGGGTAAATATCTGCGGCGTTGTGCGGCACTTGAATATTAGAGCTCATCTTGTTATATTATCTAAATAGAAGGTTAGGAAGAGTGATattggaaataaatatatagcaAGTTCTCTAGACGAGTAGTATCTTACAATGTTTGTACTTtcaaatttattttttctacATGAGTGGTAACATAGGTACTTGATCTCGAATTATAGTAACctaatatataaatgcCACATATCGAACTCACTCTCAATTTAAAAGTCGCCAGGGTATAGAGCTCAAAAATTCTTTCAAACAACCTTAAGTCGCAATGctaaaaatatataaattttCGATATTTTTAATAGGAAAAACTCTCTCAATGGTGATTTAATTCCTGCAGGTACTTATTGTAGTCTGCACTGATAATCAAAAGATAACGGCCGAAGTGCATCAAGTCAAGGGCTTTATTTTAACCGGACTCAAAAAGTTAGGATCAAGGCCCTCTCAAACAATTCATATCAGTTATTAAGTGACTGTATtacttttattaataaagCTACTGAGAGATGGAACTGGAAAGACATTAAACCCTCAGAGCTGATTCAACAATGTACTCGTTTCCAAGAATATTCCATAACTAGAGGTAGTCGTCCCCTGATACACGATTTGTTTACACCTGGATCAAAGGTAAATAACCGTGATAAATACTGGCAAAAATGGCGACTAACGATGTTTCTATGTTTGTCACGTCAGAGCAGACGTCCTCTGAAAGAAGAATCTCTCCTGGCTGGACTGTAGCTCAACTTAAAGGCAAACTCGAGCATATCACGGGTATTCCACCTGCCTCACAAAAGATTCATATTCACGGTCCTAGCACCAAAACCACTGGTCTATCAGTAGAATTATCCGACCAAgatgaaaacaaaatactCAGCTCATACAATTTGGCGGAATATGGAAGAATTCATGTGGAAGATACACGTCCTATTGGCAGCCAATTGAATTTCAATGACACCTCAGCTGTCGAGAAGTATGTCATGCCCGAAGACGAGTATTCCACCCGGGAAGATTCTGTTTTGAACtggaagaaaaagaaccAGCTTGGGAGATTTGATCCCAACGCCAAGACTGTAATTGAAGAGCAGGAGCGACAGTCAGAGAAATTGATCCAAGAAAAGGGAATCGCTGTTGGTTTAAGATGTCAAGTATCTAGTGAGGGAGCACATCGCAGGGGTCAAGTGAAGTTTGTAGGCGAAGTCCCAGAAATTGCCAATAAAACGACCAAAGTCTGGATTGGTGTCGAGTTTGACGAGCCCTTGGGCAAAAACGATGGCTCTATTGCTGGTGTAAGATACTTTGAAGCAAAGCCTTTGCATGGCTCGTTCATCAAGCCAGAACTGGTCGAAGTAGGCGACTTCCCAGAAGAATCTTtgtttgatgatgatgaattgTGATGACCCACGGGCCAtataaattataaatacaaatgaTATAAACActactaataaataaaattaatgcCGAGTACTTAGACTCGTGCGAAGGAGCGGAGACTGTGGTCAAGCTGTACCTCGAGTGTGATTCTCTAACGTGTCAGTTCcttggaagaagaacagcTTGACTTCTGTCTTTGAAATATTGGAGATAGAGTAACGGGTGCCTCGCGGAATTTCAAACGCACTTCCCTTTCCAAGTCTAAGTACCGACTCGGCAATTGTCACTTCAACTGCCCCGCTGACGACATAGAACATATACAGATTGTACTTTGACGCCTTCATTGGTTTCATTCCGTCAACAGCAATCGACATGAAtcctccagcagcaaaagCACTATCCCTGTCGAAAAGGGTGGCGAAACTATAGCTGGCTTGGGGTAATTGGGTGAAACTTGGACCCTTCTCAGACCAAGCAACAATTCGACTTGATTTGACATTCTCAACATAGTCAGTTacttcaatttcaacagaAAACGGTTGACCTTCTATCGCTTCACCTAGTTCTTCTATGGGGTTAGGTTGCGGGTGTTGTTCATGTTCGGTTACATTCTCAAGAACCTCTGGTTTGGCAGGCTCAACTTTTTTCTTGCGTCTAacttttctcttcttaaCTTCTGGAGTCGGTGCATAATAAACTTCCTTTATTTTTGGTGCGTCAGCTTCCCGATCATAATTGAATAGAATTCGTTCGTTTTTCCAGAACTTCAGCGGAGCTAGTTTCATACGAGCTGATCTACGTAGTCCTGTCTCTCTAGCTGGTGTTACGGGGTCATTTGCAAATGTGGTttcctcatcgtcgtcttcgtcatcatcgtcgtaTATTTGTGAGGGAACATACTGACTGTATTCAACTTCCGGATCAggttcatcgtcatcctcttcatctgtATCAATAAAGGAATATGCTTGAGATGGTCTAACAGGCTTTGTCTTTATGGAGCTTTCCGTTATCGTTACTTCGCTTTGTTCATCATGTTCATCATATTCCTCATGCTCCTCTTCTGATCTCTCCTCCTCAAAAACTTCCGTTGCCCTTCCTGTTTCGCTCTCCTTTGTTCCGTCCTGCTCCTGATCACTCATATCGTCGTAATCGTCCACAAACGGGGCTTCTTCTAAATGCGGACTGCTATGAACGTCATGAAATGTAGCTGGTTCGGGATCTCGCGCACTATTCATATTCAACTTAGATGGCATGGTAGGTGATTCTAGATCATCCTCTTGCTCTGCTTCCTCAACATCCTCACGTGAATTACCAAATTGATACAAATCTTTCGAGTTTTCTATGGGATCGGACTCTTCATCTACTTTGTCAAGACTGCCAAAATCTGGCTGATTCACTCCGAACCTGGGCGATAATACTGTCCTTTCTTGTTCGGGACTGCTGAGACCAAAATGCTCGTCTTtgtcatcattttcatccTCAATTTCTTCAGATGACTCATCTGCAAGAACCATTGACACTGATTGTGAGGCCTGAGAAGGAATAATTCTATTGGAAATTGTTGATCTAGGAAGCTCAGATGGTCGCTGCCGGCTGATTTGAGAGCTGTCCTTTTGTGTTGGTATTGTAATATCTCTGATGCTCTCATGTTGCGATTCGTTTACTTTTTGTGATGTTCGTTTATTCTTAACGAAGGAAGATAGGCTACCAAGAACACCgctctttctcttcaaCTGTTTAAGTGGTACATTATCCCCGTTGTCTGTGGCCATTGACATGTCAGCAACAAAGCTTTCATTTTCTAAACTAGTTAGATAAATTCAACCTTAACGTCTTATTCGAATCAGCTGTCTAAACTCACCTCGTTCCCCAAGAATTGATCTGTGGCTGATATTCGCAATAGTAGTTGTGTCGGCCTGAGAATAATCCATTGACATATCTAAAGCCGagtcatcattttcattgttatcaacaatatttttaaattgTTTATCCAAAAACGAATTCTCCTGACTGAAATACGCGTTGATATCTTCTAAGCCATATTCATTTCGAGGAATATTATCTCGAATCTCAATCCCTGTTCGTCTACGCCTGTTAGATTTATTGCTCTTGGcatatataaattaaaCTACCTACCGTCCTTTCAAGCCCAATTTGCTGAAGTCGAAGAAAGACGATGGATTGCCCCTTCTCGGAAGCATCGTGCctttttcgtttttttttttaacttgatctgaatatttttcaaatttatataaatataataaacaTATAACGCGTTCTGTGCGCGATATGGACATGTAGCGCCGCGTGGACCCTTGCAGTATGCACCTGCaaattac
The Sugiyamaella lignohabitans strain CBS 10342 chromosome A, complete sequence genome window above contains:
- the ALF1 gene encoding Alf1p (Alpha-tubulin folding protein; similar to mammalian cofactor B; Alf1p-GFP localizes to cytoplasmic microtubules; required for the folding of alpha-tubulin and may play an additional role in microtubule maintenance; GO_component: GO:0005737 - cytoplasm [Evidence IEA,IEA]; GO_component: GO:0005737 - cytoplasm [Evidence IDA] [PMID 11914276]; GO_component: GO:0005856 - cytoskeleton [Evidence IEA,IEA]; GO_component: GO:0005874 - microtubule [Evidence IEA]; GO_component: GO:0005634 - nucleus [Evidence IDA] [PMID 11914276]; GO_function: GO:0043014 - alpha-tubulin binding [Evidence IPI] [PMID 9885248]; GO_function: GO:0008017 - microtubule binding [Evidence IPI] [PMID 9885248]; GO_process: GO:0007023 - post-chaperonin tubulin folding pathway [Evidence IMP,IPI] [PMID 9885248]; GO_process: GO:0006457 - protein folding [Evidence IMP,IPI] [PMID 9885248]) yields the protein MATNDVSMFVTSEQTSSERRISPGWTVAQLKGKLEHITGIPPASQKIHIHGPSTKTTGLSVELSDQDENKILSSYNLAEYGRIHVEDTRPIGSQLNFNDTSAVEKYVMPEDEYSTREDSVLNWKKKNQLGRFDPNAKTVIEEQERQSEKLIQEKGIAVGLRCQVSSEGAHRRGQVKFVGEVPEIANKTTKVWIGVEFDEPLGKNDGSIAGVRYFEAKPLHGSFIKPELVEVGDFPEESLFDDDEL
- the MIF2 gene encoding Mif2p (Protein required for structural integrity of elongating spindles; localizes to the kinetochore; interacts with histones H2A, H2B, and H4; phosphorylated by Ipl1p; orthologous to human centromere constitutive-associated network (CCAN) subunit CENP-C and fission yeast cnp3; GO_component: GO:0005694 - chromosome [Evidence IEA]; GO_component: GO:0000775 - chromosome, centromeric region [Evidence IEA,IEA]; GO_component: GO:0000780 - condensed nuclear chromosome, centromeric region [Evidence IDA] [PMID 9407032]; GO_component: GO:0000776 - kinetochore [Evidence IEA]; GO_component: GO:0000818 - nuclear MIS12/MIND complex [Evidence IDA] [PMID 14581449]; GO_component: GO:0005634 - nucleus [Evidence IEA,IEA]; GO_function: GO:0003677 - DNA binding [Evidence IEA,IEA]; GO_function: GO:0019237 - centromeric DNA binding [Evidence IEA]; GO_function: GO:0019237 - centromeric DNA binding [Evidence IDA] [PMID 9407032]; GO_process: GO:0007049 - cell cycle [Evidence IEA]; GO_process: GO:0051301 - cell division [Evidence IEA]; GO_process: GO:0007059 - chromosome segregation [Evidence IGI] [PMID 22561346]; GO_process: GO:0007059 - chromosome segregation [Evidence IMP] [PMID 8408221]; GO_process: GO:0051382 - kinetochore assembly [Evidence IEA]; GO_process: GO:0007067 - mitotic nuclear division [Evidence IEA]; GO_process: GO:0030472 - mitotic spindle organization in nucleus [Evidence IMP] [PMID 8408221]), coding for MATDNGDNVPLKQLKRKSGVLGSLSSFVKNKRTSQKVNESQHESIRDITIPTQKDSSQISRQRPSELPRSTISNRIIPSQASQSVSMVLADESSEEIEDENDDKDEHFGLSSPEQERTVLSPRFGVNQPDFGSLDKVDEESDPIENSKDLYQFGNSREDVEEAEQEDDLESPTMPSKLNMNSARDPEPATFHDVHSSPHLEEAPFVDDYDDMSDQEQDGTKESETGRATEVFEEERSEEEHEEYDEHDEQSEVTITESSIKTKPVRPSQAYSFIDTDEEDDDEPDPEVEYSQYVPSQIYDDDDEDDDEETTFANDPVTPARETGLRRSARMKLAPLKFWKNERILFNYDREADAPKIKEVYYAPTPEVKKRKVRRKKKVEPAKPEVLENVTEHEQHPQPNPIEELGEAIEGQPFSVEIEVTDYVENVKSSRIVAWSEKGPSFTQLPQASYSFATLFDRDSAFAAGGFMSIAVDGMKPMKASKYNLYMFYVVSGAVEVTIAESVLRLGKGSAFEIPRGTRYSISNISKTEVKLFFFQGTDTLENHTRGTA